From one Polynucleobacter sp. UK-FUSCHL-C3 genomic stretch:
- a CDS encoding penicillin-binding protein 2, protein MKPVRFSTSPNVVLRLPMWRSRLMLFLLFVAFAALGIRAFWIQGPGNGFYEAKAIKGVQREIDMPATRGKILDRNGQLIATSLEAKAVIAYTDNIPADLAPEKITQLAKLLEMSETEIKKKFKDERNQVFLKRQVDPEIAQQVRRLEIPGIGLNNEYRRHYPEGEAMAHVIGFTNVEDRGQEGIELARDKDLAAQAGKRRVVVDRLGRIVNDIAILQFPQNGQDLQLSIDSKVQYIAYNALKSAVEKHKAKAGGAVVLDVRSGEILALANWPSYNPNSRKSLTGEQLRNRVLTDTFEPGSTIKPFPVALVMEQGKVQPDTNMTIGQKLLIGPKPITDTHPHGMLTVSQVIQKSSNIGTAKLALQLEPREMWDLFAAVGFGQAPNIGFPGAVAGRLHPHQKWGQSDQARMSFGYGISTSLFQLARAYTIFARDGELVPTTILRNPEYKPGTRVMSAKTAIEMRNMLERVTEQGGTAIRARADGFRVGGKTGTAHKVESKGYVANKYRAFFVGLAPISAPRIVVAVMVDEPSAGGHYGGEVAAPVFSTIVSETLRSLNISPDLTDRTLVQNFEPIPTGVQAQKVVLKQ, encoded by the coding sequence ATGAAGCCAGTCAGGTTTTCGACCTCACCTAATGTTGTCTTACGCTTACCGATGTGGCGCTCAAGACTCATGCTCTTCTTACTGTTTGTAGCATTTGCTGCATTGGGCATCCGTGCTTTTTGGATACAGGGACCCGGTAATGGATTTTATGAAGCTAAAGCTATTAAAGGGGTGCAGCGTGAGATTGACATGCCCGCAACTCGTGGCAAGATCTTGGATCGTAATGGGCAATTAATTGCTACCAGCTTAGAGGCAAAAGCAGTAATTGCCTATACCGATAACATCCCTGCGGACCTTGCACCAGAAAAGATTACCCAACTCGCCAAATTATTAGAGATGAGCGAGACTGAAATCAAGAAAAAATTTAAGGATGAACGCAATCAAGTTTTTTTAAAAAGACAAGTTGACCCAGAAATCGCTCAGCAGGTTAGGCGCCTTGAAATACCGGGCATTGGATTAAATAATGAATACCGTCGTCACTATCCAGAGGGTGAGGCGATGGCGCACGTCATTGGATTTACAAATGTGGAGGATCGTGGGCAAGAAGGAATTGAGCTTGCGCGTGATAAGGACCTTGCAGCCCAAGCTGGAAAACGTCGTGTAGTGGTAGATCGATTAGGCCGTATTGTGAATGATATTGCCATATTACAGTTTCCACAAAACGGCCAAGATCTTCAGCTCTCCATCGATAGCAAAGTTCAATATATTGCCTATAACGCTTTAAAGAGTGCGGTAGAAAAACATAAAGCAAAAGCAGGTGGCGCAGTTGTTTTAGACGTTCGTTCTGGTGAAATTCTGGCATTAGCAAATTGGCCAAGCTATAACCCAAACTCTCGTAAATCACTAACGGGTGAGCAATTACGTAATCGAGTACTTACGGATACGTTTGAGCCTGGCTCAACCATCAAACCATTTCCAGTGGCTTTGGTAATGGAGCAGGGCAAAGTTCAGCCAGATACTAATATGACAATTGGTCAAAAGTTACTAATTGGACCTAAGCCAATTACGGATACCCATCCTCATGGGATGTTAACGGTCTCACAGGTTATTCAGAAATCTAGCAATATTGGTACAGCAAAATTAGCCTTACAACTCGAACCGAGAGAGATGTGGGATCTATTTGCAGCAGTAGGTTTTGGACAGGCACCCAACATTGGTTTTCCAGGCGCAGTTGCGGGACGCTTACATCCACATCAAAAATGGGGTCAAAGTGATCAGGCCCGTATGTCTTTTGGTTATGGAATCTCGACATCTTTATTCCAGTTGGCACGCGCTTACACCATCTTTGCACGCGATGGTGAGTTGGTACCAACCACGATCCTTCGTAACCCAGAATACAAACCAGGGACACGAGTTATGTCCGCAAAGACAGCAATCGAGATGCGCAATATGCTGGAAAGAGTTACCGAGCAGGGGGGTACAGCAATACGCGCACGTGCAGATGGATTTAGGGTTGGAGGAAAAACAGGCACAGCGCATAAAGTTGAAAGCAAGGGATATGTCGCAAATAAATACCGTGCATTTTTTGTGGGCCTTGCACCCATCAGCGCACCACGTATTGTTGTTGCAGTTATGGTCGACGAGCCTTCAGCTGGAGGGCATTATGGCGGCGAGGTCGCCGCCCCAGTTTTTTCAACCATCGTGAGTGAAACGCTACGTAGCCTAAATATTTCACCAGATCTTACCGATCGTACCTTAGTTCAAAATTTTGAGCCAATTCCAACCGGCGTGCAGGCACAAAAAGTGGTGCTCAAACAATGA
- a CDS encoding UDP-N-acetylmuramoyl-L-alanyl-D-glutamate--2,6-diaminopimelate ligase, translating to MNRHEALLHLQQVVEPTARISADSRQIKVGDIFMAYAVGHSKALRDGRPYISKALELGVACVLYQANHDRSESPSWESDLDDERCICVENLADDAGWIAAEWYGSPSQTLKLIGVTGTNGKTSVTQWLAQTLSKHAAVIGTLGIGFSDQLHDVGYTTPDAPRLQTELFKLKQLGAQYVALEVSSHALDQGRVNGTHFDCAVFTNLSRDHLDYHGTMAEYGATKAKLFKEFDAKRIVINIDDSFGRSLFMDLMNRDDKMIWLYALNPAAFHNLEKLQDRFKPVYLQEFYFIENAYQCKIVIDGKVYPCTIPVLGEFNLQNALAVIATLIAEGIAIPEALRQVECLRPVRGRMEIIKGAKADAPMMVVDYAHTPDALQKVLETLRPIAAIRQGQIYCVFGCGGDRDREKRPMMGQIAREGSDHLVITSDNPRSEDPLQIMQMIFAGVRQVTNRKEDSKTVEMIADRAAAIMSAVRQASPQDIVLVAGKGHETTQEVNGKRFDFSDQAHLRLASGGAV from the coding sequence ATGAACCGCCATGAAGCTCTATTGCATTTACAACAAGTAGTGGAGCCGACTGCAAGGATATCTGCTGACAGTCGACAAATAAAAGTAGGCGATATCTTTATGGCCTATGCAGTTGGGCATAGTAAAGCCTTGCGAGATGGGCGACCCTATATTTCTAAAGCGCTTGAGCTTGGGGTGGCCTGTGTTTTATATCAAGCAAACCATGATCGTTCAGAAAGTCCAAGCTGGGAATCAGATCTAGATGATGAGCGTTGTATTTGTGTTGAAAATCTTGCAGATGATGCTGGCTGGATCGCTGCAGAATGGTATGGCAGTCCCAGCCAAACACTTAAGCTAATTGGGGTAACCGGTACGAATGGAAAAACCAGTGTTACACAATGGCTTGCTCAGACTTTATCCAAGCATGCAGCAGTGATTGGCACATTAGGAATTGGCTTTAGCGATCAATTACACGATGTGGGCTATACCACACCCGATGCGCCGCGCTTACAAACAGAGTTATTTAAGTTGAAGCAGCTAGGCGCTCAATATGTGGCTCTAGAGGTGTCATCACACGCTTTAGACCAAGGGCGCGTGAATGGAACCCATTTTGATTGCGCAGTGTTTACTAATTTAAGTCGGGATCATTTAGATTATCACGGCACGATGGCTGAGTATGGAGCCACAAAAGCAAAATTGTTTAAAGAATTTGATGCTAAAAGAATCGTGATCAATATCGACGATTCATTTGGACGAAGCTTGTTCATGGATCTTATGAATCGTGATGACAAGATGATTTGGCTTTATGCATTGAATCCAGCAGCATTCCATAATTTAGAAAAACTTCAAGATCGTTTTAAGCCAGTTTATTTGCAAGAGTTTTATTTTATAGAAAATGCCTATCAATGCAAGATTGTGATTGACGGAAAAGTGTATCCATGCACGATTCCTGTATTGGGTGAGTTCAATCTACAAAATGCTTTAGCGGTTATTGCTACCTTAATCGCAGAAGGTATTGCCATTCCTGAAGCGTTACGGCAAGTCGAGTGTTTGAGGCCCGTAAGGGGGCGCATGGAAATCATAAAAGGGGCAAAGGCAGACGCCCCAATGATGGTTGTGGACTATGCGCATACACCCGATGCACTCCAAAAAGTTCTTGAAACACTTAGGCCAATTGCCGCAATTCGGCAGGGACAGATTTATTGTGTCTTTGGTTGTGGTGGAGATCGCGATCGTGAAAAGCGTCCGATGATGGGACAAATTGCTCGAGAGGGCTCTGATCACTTGGTTATAACCAGCGACAATCCGCGCTCGGAGGATCCTTTGCAAATTATGCAGATGATCTTTGCTGGTGTCAGGCAAGTAACAAATAGAAAAGAAGATTCTAAAACGGTCGAGATGATTGCAGATCGTGCCGCCGCCATTATGAGTGCAGTGCGACAAGCCAGCCCACAAGACATTGTTTTAGTTGCTGGTAAGGGACATGAGACCACTCAAGAGGTGAATGGAAAACGATTTGATTTTTCTGATCAAGCCCATCTACGTTTAGCCAGTGGAGGGGCGGTGTAA
- the murF gene encoding UDP-N-acetylmuramoyl-tripeptide--D-alanyl-D-alanine ligase: protein MHAMNPMTNLAQIQAMLPNSHFINIAKEQAKGLSITKIGTDSRKLIAGELFIALQGERFDAHHFLDDVQKQGAAAVIISDDAACPQSMPAVYVTDTRKSLAELAHAWRKQYEIPLAVVTGSNGKTTVKEMIASIFKEAVGSTQTLMTHGNLNNEIGLPLTLLQLRSEHRLAVIELGMNHPGETAELAAIAKGNIALINNAQREHQEFMQSIDAVANEHAAVILALPHDGIAVFPAETPYTALWREAAGSRKQIDFAWQSSKTKKSNAVVRGYALSNDAIQIESPAGAIQVQLQTLGEHNCTNALAACAVALAAGISLDTIRLGLEKFMPVSGRMQVQRLSAHTRLINDTYNANPDSVVAAINALAQHTGERYLVLGDMGEVGIQGPEFHEELGRYAAKCGIEHLLTLGDLSQIATAAYLKAKPNGQAKHYSELGQLNQDLQSQISRESLEHTRVITVLVKGSRFMRMERVVEALQQEIKACS from the coding sequence ATGCATGCAATGAATCCGATGACCAATTTAGCGCAGATACAGGCGATGCTGCCCAACAGCCATTTCATCAATATTGCGAAAGAACAGGCCAAGGGACTTAGTATTACAAAAATTGGTACGGATAGTCGTAAGTTAATAGCTGGTGAGCTATTTATAGCGCTTCAGGGTGAGCGATTTGACGCTCATCACTTTCTGGATGACGTTCAGAAGCAAGGCGCCGCCGCCGTAATTATTAGTGATGATGCCGCATGCCCACAATCGATGCCAGCAGTTTATGTCACCGATACTCGTAAAAGCTTAGCTGAGCTAGCTCACGCTTGGCGTAAACAATATGAGATTCCCCTCGCAGTGGTTACTGGTAGTAACGGTAAAACCACTGTTAAAGAAATGATTGCTTCTATATTTAAGGAAGCAGTTGGCTCAACTCAAACCTTAATGACTCATGGGAATCTTAACAATGAGATTGGCTTACCTCTCACCCTCTTGCAATTGAGATCAGAGCATCGTTTGGCGGTGATTGAGTTAGGTATGAATCATCCTGGAGAAACTGCAGAATTAGCTGCAATTGCCAAAGGAAATATTGCTCTTATTAACAATGCACAACGCGAGCATCAGGAGTTTATGCAAAGTATTGATGCAGTCGCCAATGAACATGCTGCGGTAATCCTAGCCCTACCGCACGATGGTATAGCAGTGTTTCCAGCGGAGACCCCTTACACAGCGCTTTGGAGAGAGGCTGCTGGTTCGCGTAAACAGATTGATTTTGCTTGGCAGAGTAGTAAGACAAAAAAGAGCAACGCGGTAGTCCGTGGCTATGCTTTATCCAATGACGCGATACAGATTGAATCGCCTGCTGGGGCAATCCAAGTCCAGCTTCAGACTTTGGGTGAACATAATTGTACGAACGCATTAGCAGCCTGTGCGGTAGCTCTTGCTGCCGGAATTTCGTTAGACACGATTCGGCTTGGCTTAGAAAAATTTATGCCAGTCTCAGGCAGAATGCAAGTACAGCGGTTATCAGCTCACACACGTTTAATTAATGACACGTATAACGCAAATCCAGATTCGGTAGTGGCTGCCATTAATGCTTTGGCGCAGCATACGGGTGAGCGCTATTTAGTTTTAGGGGATATGGGTGAGGTAGGTATCCAAGGGCCAGAGTTCCATGAGGAGCTCGGGCGCTATGCCGCAAAATGTGGCATTGAGCATCTATTAACGCTCGGTGACTTAAGTCAAATTGCAACCGCAGCTTATTTAAAAGCAAAGCCAAATGGCCAGGCCAAGCATTACTCTGAGCTAGGCCAATTAAATCAAGATTTACAAAGTCAGATTAGTCGAGAGAGCCTTGAACATACCAGAGTAATTACTGTGTTAGTAAAAGGTTCACGCTTTATGCGCATGGAGCGAGTTGTAGAGGCACTCCAGCAGGAGATCAAAGCATGCTCTTAA
- the mraY gene encoding phospho-N-acetylmuramoyl-pentapeptide-transferase yields MLLILAQWLQDDYGFFRVFSYITFRAVMATLTALLIGLVFGPWVIRKLTALKADQAIRTDGPQTHLAKVGTPTMGGVLILIGIFISCVLWADLSNRFVWIVMIVTFGFGAIGWVDDYRKVVHKNPKGMASREKFLWQTLIGLFAAIYLAFSVSEVNNYKVLQLFMSWVESGFSLDLPAKSNLYVPFMKEVSYPLGLMGFIILSYLVIVGSSNAVNLTDGLDGLVIMPVILVGAALGAFAYVMGNSIYAKYLLFPYIPGAGELLIFCGAMGGAGLAFLWYNAHPAQVFMGDVGALALGGALGTIAVIVRQEIVLFVMGGIFVAETVSVMMQVLWFKFTKKYYGQGRRIFRMAPLHHHFELGGWRETQVVVRFWIITILLVLVGLSSLKLR; encoded by the coding sequence ATGCTCTTAATCTTGGCACAATGGTTACAGGACGACTACGGATTTTTTCGGGTCTTCTCCTACATTACATTTCGAGCGGTAATGGCAACCTTAACAGCCCTATTGATTGGTCTTGTTTTTGGTCCTTGGGTGATTCGAAAACTTACCGCCTTAAAAGCAGACCAAGCAATACGAACGGATGGCCCTCAAACACATTTAGCAAAAGTCGGGACGCCAACGATGGGCGGCGTCTTGATTTTGATCGGAATATTCATCTCATGTGTTTTATGGGCCGACCTCAGTAATCGCTTTGTTTGGATTGTGATGATTGTGACCTTTGGGTTTGGTGCCATTGGTTGGGTTGATGATTACCGAAAGGTCGTCCACAAAAACCCAAAGGGTATGGCATCTCGAGAAAAGTTCCTTTGGCAAACCCTTATAGGTTTATTTGCTGCGATTTACTTAGCCTTTTCTGTATCTGAGGTCAACAACTATAAAGTCTTACAACTGTTTATGAGTTGGGTCGAGAGTGGCTTCTCGTTGGATTTGCCTGCAAAGTCAAATTTGTATGTCCCCTTCATGAAAGAAGTGAGCTATCCATTGGGATTGATGGGTTTCATCATCCTGAGCTATCTCGTAATAGTAGGTAGCAGTAATGCGGTCAACTTAACCGATGGTCTTGATGGCCTTGTCATCATGCCAGTGATCTTGGTAGGTGCTGCGCTTGGCGCATTCGCTTATGTCATGGGTAACTCCATTTATGCCAAATACCTACTTTTCCCATATATCCCGGGGGCTGGCGAGTTATTAATTTTCTGTGGCGCAATGGGTGGCGCAGGTCTTGCATTCCTTTGGTACAACGCGCATCCCGCTCAAGTATTTATGGGAGATGTTGGTGCATTGGCCCTAGGGGGCGCGCTGGGAACGATTGCCGTGATTGTTCGACAAGAAATTGTGCTCTTTGTGATGGGAGGCATCTTCGTTGCCGAGACCGTCTCGGTCATGATGCAGGTTCTTTGGTTCAAGTTCACAAAAAAATATTATGGACAAGGGCGACGGATATTTCGGATGGCACCACTTCATCATCATTTTGAACTAGGCGGTTGGCGTGAGACCCAAGTGGTTGTGCGGTTTTGGATTATCACCATTCTGTTGGTATTAGTTGGCTTATCAAGTTTGAAATTACGTTAG
- the murD gene encoding UDP-N-acetylmuramoyl-L-alanine--D-glutamate ligase, with translation MKQVLQNPFLGQAGADASQRSAPQRFLIVGLGESGYAMAKWCLVQGAFVRLVDTRAHSDLRSQQLEWLADLQKLGLQDACFESSDWNTLLDGVDTVGISPGLSPIQEPTAELLHLCQERNISVWSEIEFFARAILALQTMSIPAEDIYKPSILAITGTNGKTTTCALTAQICQRAGKRVALAGNISPAALEKLLSVLAEANSYSELPEIWVLELSSFQLQFTHTLDPTAATVLNLSQDHLDWHGDMQAYAAAKARILGKNSVLVLNRDDEVVTALFADEKESRKVIQFGSDGPADVDSFGIERDPRAGGIDWLVWAEPDEATLASEHEEAQEGFIKRKRRKKSDVYEKSDELRIKRLIPADALRIRGRHNALNALAALSLARATGLGISLLLHGLREYQGEPHRVQTVAVIADVEYIDDSKGTNVGATVAALHGLGSATGSKNIWLIAGGDGKGQDFSPLVEPITRFAKGVVLIGRDGPAIEAVCAQAIEDHALQLIRANSLESAVEQTFLQAKAGDIVLLSPACASFDMFKDYKHRADVFEQAVHELAHQISSSLNDPVRASV, from the coding sequence ATGAAACAGGTATTACAGAATCCCTTTTTAGGACAAGCCGGTGCTGATGCATCCCAGCGATCTGCACCCCAACGTTTCTTGATTGTGGGTTTGGGAGAATCGGGCTATGCCATGGCAAAGTGGTGTTTGGTTCAAGGGGCATTTGTTCGTTTAGTAGATACCCGTGCTCATTCTGACCTGCGTTCGCAACAACTGGAGTGGTTGGCTGATTTACAAAAATTAGGATTACAAGACGCATGCTTTGAATCAAGTGATTGGAATACTTTATTAGATGGGGTGGATACAGTCGGTATTAGCCCTGGTTTGTCCCCGATCCAAGAGCCAACAGCAGAGCTTTTGCATCTATGTCAAGAACGTAATATTTCAGTGTGGAGTGAGATCGAGTTCTTTGCAAGAGCAATCCTTGCTTTGCAAACTATGTCCATACCTGCCGAAGATATATACAAGCCAAGTATTCTTGCGATTACTGGCACGAATGGTAAGACAACGACTTGCGCACTGACCGCCCAGATCTGTCAGCGTGCAGGTAAGCGCGTTGCTCTTGCAGGAAATATTAGTCCCGCCGCACTTGAGAAATTGCTCAGCGTACTTGCTGAGGCTAATAGCTATTCAGAGCTGCCAGAGATCTGGGTGCTTGAGTTATCTAGCTTCCAATTGCAATTTACACATACCTTGGATCCAACCGCAGCTACGGTTCTCAATTTATCGCAAGATCATCTCGATTGGCATGGAGATATGCAAGCCTATGCAGCAGCCAAGGCTCGAATTTTGGGAAAGAATTCTGTATTGGTACTTAACCGAGATGATGAAGTTGTGACAGCATTATTTGCCGATGAGAAAGAAAGTCGGAAGGTTATCCAATTTGGTAGCGATGGTCCTGCAGATGTAGATTCTTTTGGTATTGAGAGAGATCCTAGAGCGGGTGGGATCGATTGGCTTGTTTGGGCAGAGCCAGATGAGGCCACTTTAGCAAGCGAGCATGAAGAGGCACAAGAAGGCTTTATTAAACGCAAACGTCGTAAGAAATCAGACGTCTATGAAAAGTCCGATGAACTTCGGATCAAACGTTTAATCCCAGCTGATGCATTGCGTATTCGAGGGCGTCACAATGCACTCAATGCGCTCGCCGCACTGTCCTTGGCGCGCGCTACAGGCTTAGGAATTAGCCTTCTATTGCATGGCCTACGCGAGTATCAAGGTGAACCCCATCGCGTTCAGACAGTAGCTGTGATCGCAGATGTTGAGTACATCGACGATAGCAAGGGTACCAATGTGGGAGCTACAGTTGCTGCTTTACATGGGCTAGGATCAGCTACAGGAAGTAAAAATATTTGGTTAATTGCTGGAGGTGATGGCAAGGGACAAGACTTTTCACCCTTAGTTGAACCAATTACACGATTCGCAAAAGGTGTTGTATTAATTGGGCGCGACGGTCCTGCTATCGAAGCAGTGTGTGCTCAGGCCATAGAAGATCATGCGTTGCAACTAATACGCGCAAATAGTTTAGAGTCTGCCGTCGAGCAAACCTTTCTCCAAGCAAAAGCCGGGGATATTGTTTTATTGTCGCCAGCATGTGCAAGTTTTGATATGTTTAAAGACTATAAGCATCGGGCTGATGTTTTTGAGCAGGCGGTTCATGAGTTAGCGCATCAAATTTCATCAAGCTTGAATGATCCAGTGAGGGCGTCAGTATGA
- the ftsW gene encoding putative lipid II flippase FtsW produces MNTRPNRFWNISREGFDGFRSGLRDAVSGVEQTRSRMMEYDQLLVWAILSLALIGLVMVYSASITLADGPKYANYSSNHFLVRHLISLGIATFVGFWVFKIPVKAWDKLAPYLFAFTILLLIAVLIPGIGKGVNGARRWIPLGLMNFQPSELMKFAVIIFAASYTVQRQEHLQSFVKGFVPMGLAVALVGLLLMLEPDMGALMVIGIIAMGILFLGGINAKLFGGLTLVGILIVAAVITLSEFRRQRIFAFLDPWQAEHAARKGYQLVHSLMAFGRGEWFGVGLGGSVEKLHYLPEAHTDFILAVIGEELGFLGVCVVILLFYWIVRRAFLIGRTALQLDRSFAGLCAKGIAIWIGWQAFINMGVNLGLLPTKGLTLPLVSYGGSAILMNAVAFAVLLKIDFENRILMRGGKL; encoded by the coding sequence ATGAACACTCGCCCAAACCGTTTTTGGAATATCTCGCGAGAAGGTTTCGATGGCTTTCGTAGTGGTCTACGAGATGCTGTATCAGGCGTTGAGCAAACACGTTCCCGCATGATGGAGTATGACCAGTTATTAGTCTGGGCTATTTTGTCCTTAGCCTTAATTGGCTTGGTAATGGTGTATTCAGCCTCGATTACTTTAGCCGATGGCCCTAAATACGCCAATTACAGTAGTAATCATTTTTTAGTACGGCACTTAATTTCTTTAGGGATTGCAACATTTGTTGGATTTTGGGTTTTTAAGATTCCAGTCAAGGCGTGGGATAAGTTGGCTCCTTACTTATTCGCTTTCACCATTCTGTTATTAATTGCTGTTCTGATACCTGGAATCGGTAAAGGTGTGAATGGAGCCCGTCGTTGGATCCCCTTGGGGCTTATGAATTTTCAGCCTTCTGAGCTAATGAAATTCGCGGTCATTATTTTTGCCGCAAGTTATACCGTTCAAAGACAAGAGCATTTGCAGTCTTTTGTTAAGGGTTTTGTGCCGATGGGCTTAGCAGTTGCATTAGTCGGCCTGTTATTAATGTTAGAGCCTGATATGGGCGCCCTTATGGTTATTGGAATAATCGCCATGGGTATTTTGTTCTTAGGCGGCATTAACGCTAAGTTATTCGGTGGCTTGACGCTCGTAGGAATTTTGATTGTGGCAGCCGTGATTACTTTATCGGAGTTTCGACGGCAACGTATCTTTGCCTTCCTGGATCCCTGGCAGGCTGAGCATGCAGCACGCAAGGGATATCAGCTAGTTCATTCCTTAATGGCCTTTGGGCGGGGTGAGTGGTTTGGAGTTGGTTTGGGTGGCAGCGTTGAAAAACTGCATTACTTGCCTGAGGCTCATACTGATTTTATCTTGGCCGTCATTGGTGAAGAGCTTGGATTTTTGGGCGTCTGTGTTGTGATCTTGCTCTTTTATTGGATAGTACGTCGAGCATTCTTGATTGGTCGAACAGCCTTGCAGTTAGATCGTAGCTTCGCTGGTTTATGTGCCAAAGGAATTGCAATCTGGATTGGTTGGCAAGCCTTTATCAATATGGGCGTTAATTTAGGTTTGTTGCCAACAAAAGGCCTAACCTTGCCGCTAGTAAGTTATGGCGGATCTGCCATTTTGATGAATGCAGTTGCATTCGCAGTGTTACTCAAGATTGATTTCGAAAATCGGATATTGATGCGGGGGGGTAAGTTATGA
- the murG gene encoding undecaprenyldiphospho-muramoylpentapeptide beta-N-acetylglucosaminyltransferase, which produces MSSNPRSILVMAGGTGGHIFPGLAVAENLRGQGWEVSWLGNASGMEYRLVPARGFQFESVQFGGLRGKGLLTKVMLPFNLLRAMAQSWQIIRRLKPSVVLGMGGYITFPGGLVSYLLGRPLVLHEANSVAGSANRFLAKVAARVLTGFPKTMPNAEWVGNPIRESFETLTACDERYAARQGPLRLLVVGGSLGAAVLNTIIPEALAHIPIEQRPMVIHQAGEKHANELVEHYRDLHVSAEVKPFIEDMASAYANADLVICRAGAMTVSEISSAGVAACFVPFPHAIDDHQTANARFLSDAEAAILLPQDQLSAQSLAKLLQNINRDELSAMAQKAQERAKHHATERVARICAECAK; this is translated from the coding sequence ATGAGTTCAAACCCGCGCTCGATCTTGGTCATGGCTGGCGGAACGGGAGGGCATATCTTCCCTGGCTTAGCCGTTGCCGAAAATCTTCGTGGTCAGGGCTGGGAAGTTTCTTGGTTAGGCAATGCCAGTGGAATGGAGTATCGCTTAGTGCCAGCCAGGGGTTTTCAGTTTGAAAGCGTTCAGTTTGGTGGACTAAGAGGAAAAGGCCTCCTGACTAAAGTGATGTTGCCATTTAATTTGCTACGCGCCATGGCACAAAGTTGGCAAATTATTCGGAGACTAAAGCCCAGTGTTGTGTTGGGAATGGGCGGATACATTACCTTCCCAGGTGGTCTTGTAAGTTATCTTTTGGGTCGCCCTCTTGTTTTGCATGAGGCTAACTCCGTGGCAGGAAGCGCTAATCGGTTTTTAGCAAAAGTCGCCGCTCGTGTTTTGACAGGATTTCCGAAAACGATGCCTAATGCAGAATGGGTTGGTAATCCTATTCGAGAAAGTTTTGAGACCCTTACCGCTTGCGATGAACGTTATGCAGCACGGCAAGGACCTCTTCGCTTATTGGTTGTTGGGGGTAGTCTTGGGGCAGCGGTCTTAAATACGATCATTCCGGAGGCTTTAGCTCATATACCAATCGAGCAACGTCCTATGGTGATCCATCAGGCGGGCGAGAAGCATGCGAATGAACTGGTGGAGCACTATCGTGATTTGCATGTAAGCGCCGAAGTAAAACCATTTATTGAGGATATGGCATCTGCTTATGCAAATGCTGATCTAGTAATTTGTCGAGCCGGTGCCATGACTGTATCCGAAATCTCAAGCGCAGGAGTAGCCGCTTGTTTTGTACCATTCCCGCATGCGATTGATGATCATCAAACTGCAAACGCACGATTCTTATCAGATGCAGAAGCAGCCATTTTGTTACCACAGGATCAGCTATCTGCGCAGTCTTTAGCCAAGTTATTGCAGAACATCAATCGGGATGAGTTATCTGCGATGGCACAAAAAGCACAAGAGCGTGCTAAGCACCATGCTACGGAGCGGGTTGCAAGAATTTGTGCGGAGTGTGCCAAATGA